In Streptomyces sp. NBC_00091, the following proteins share a genomic window:
- a CDS encoding SGNH/GDSL hydrolase family protein, which translates to MRMPRFAALTSSLILAAGAALFGAGQAAAAQADFGYVALGDSYSSGVGAGNYDSSSGNCKRTTRAYPALWAAAHAPQSFSFTACSGARTGDVLAGQLGPLNSGTDLVSITVGGNDAGFSDVMTTCVLQSESTCVSRVNEAKRYVDSTLPGQLDQVYDAIHGRAPGARVVVIGYPRFYKLNGTCVAGLTEGERSAINGAADHLNAAIAKRAADHGFTFASVVGAFTGHEICSGSAWLHSVNWANIGESYHPTATGQSSGYLPVFTNNA; encoded by the coding sequence ATGAGAATGCCGCGCTTCGCTGCCCTGACCTCCTCCCTGATCCTCGCCGCGGGCGCCGCCCTGTTCGGCGCCGGCCAGGCGGCCGCCGCACAGGCCGACTTCGGCTACGTCGCCCTCGGTGACTCGTACTCCTCCGGCGTCGGCGCCGGGAACTACGACAGCTCCAGCGGCAACTGCAAGCGCACCACCCGCGCCTACCCGGCCCTGTGGGCCGCCGCCCACGCCCCGCAGTCCTTCTCCTTCACCGCGTGCTCGGGTGCCCGTACCGGTGACGTCCTCGCGGGCCAGCTCGGCCCGCTCAATTCCGGCACCGACCTGGTCAGCATCACCGTCGGCGGCAACGACGCCGGATTCTCCGACGTGATGACGACCTGTGTCCTGCAGTCCGAGTCGACCTGCGTCAGCCGGGTCAACGAGGCCAAGAGGTACGTGGACTCCACCCTTCCCGGCCAGCTCGACCAGGTCTACGACGCCATCCACGGCCGCGCCCCCGGCGCCAGGGTCGTCGTCATCGGCTATCCCCGCTTCTACAAGCTGAACGGCACCTGCGTCGCCGGCCTCACCGAGGGCGAACGCTCCGCCATCAACGGCGCGGCCGACCACCTCAACGCCGCCATCGCCAAACGCGCCGCCGACCACGGCTTCACCTTCGCCTCGGTCGTCGGCGCCTTCACCGGCCACGAGATCTGCTCCGGCAGCGCGTGGCTGCACAGCGTCAACTGGGCCAACATCGGAGAGTCGTACCACCCCACCGCCACCGGACAGTCCAGTGGCTACCTGCCCGTCTTCACGAACAACGCGTAG
- a CDS encoding GNAT family N-acetyltransferase produces the protein MTFHVRDLRPDDLPDAEAVVRVRRAALPFMVTTPAGVAHELASAHPAKRYRLLLAEAPDGTVVATAQVGLAYDSPEPGVSYVNAYVDPAHRGFGAGTALLRAAEEHLAAQGAVDAYAWVLDEPAHRAFAERHGYRPSRSAHFLRLDLAAGTLPPLPRELPAGVELRPGSAFADDPRPLFEADAEMTADEPGDVPAELNDYQDWLDSVWHQPTFDQELTTVVLVDGAVAAFSAAQTDGATRYSSAMTGTLRAFRGRGLAKLAKTDSLHRARAAGYTEAFTGNDAGNEPMLAINSWFGYEICATETRHKKQLGAAQ, from the coding sequence ATGACCTTCCACGTCCGCGATCTGCGCCCCGACGACCTCCCGGACGCCGAGGCCGTCGTACGGGTCCGCCGTGCCGCCCTGCCCTTCATGGTCACCACCCCCGCCGGTGTGGCCCACGAACTCGCCTCCGCCCACCCCGCGAAGCGCTACCGCCTCCTCCTCGCCGAGGCCCCGGACGGGACGGTCGTCGCCACCGCCCAGGTGGGCCTCGCGTACGACAGCCCCGAGCCCGGGGTGTCGTACGTGAACGCCTACGTCGACCCCGCGCACCGGGGCTTCGGCGCCGGGACCGCGCTGCTGCGCGCGGCCGAGGAGCACCTCGCGGCGCAGGGCGCGGTGGACGCGTACGCCTGGGTGCTCGACGAGCCCGCCCACCGGGCCTTCGCCGAGCGGCACGGCTACCGCCCCAGCCGCTCCGCGCACTTCCTGCGCCTGGACCTGGCGGCGGGCACCCTGCCGCCGCTCCCCCGGGAGCTGCCCGCCGGGGTCGAGCTGCGCCCCGGCTCCGCCTTCGCCGACGACCCGCGCCCGCTGTTCGAGGCCGACGCCGAGATGACGGCCGACGAGCCGGGGGACGTACCGGCGGAGCTGAACGACTACCAGGACTGGCTGGACAGCGTCTGGCACCAGCCGACCTTCGACCAGGAGCTGACGACGGTCGTCCTCGTCGACGGGGCCGTGGCGGCCTTCTCCGCCGCGCAGACGGACGGCGCGACCCGCTACTCCTCGGCGATGACCGGCACCCTGCGCGCCTTCCGCGGCCGCGGGCTGGCCAAGCTCGCCAAGACGGACTCCCTGCACCGGGCCCGCGCGGCCGGGTACACCGAGGCCTTCACCGGCAACGACGCCGGGAACGAGCCGATGCTCGCGATCAACTCATGGTTCGGATACGAGATCTGCGCGACCGAGACGCGCCACAAGAAGCAGCTGGGAGCAGCGCAGTGA
- a CDS encoding DUF5925 domain-containing protein, with the protein MGAMPADPHDALPIRLHVDDSDSPSDVVDALFLGRFATGEQPYAQSVTIERVKAEATLLPPKATVLRAARDTDRSATLAEGEGWTVLVSRWSRGADVTVTAVSEELAEKVLGEATEGAQDEPEPQPSSVTMGFWYVSPRRGPYRTTRQISAGTWAEVRPNYTAPVAGAMDRLMKVTPDDIAGRLLLLHGPPGTGKTSALRTLARSWRDWCQVDCVLDPERLFNDVGYLMDIAIGEDEGTAKGRWRLLLLEDCDELIRGEARHTAGQALSRLLNLTDGLLGQGRNVLVGVTTNEDLERLHPAVVRPGRCLARIEVGRLTHREAVDWLGTDEGVSREGATLAELFALRRGTGPAAVLPPQPHNSEAGLYL; encoded by the coding sequence ATGGGCGCCATGCCAGCAGACCCGCATGACGCGCTGCCGATCCGGCTCCATGTCGACGACAGCGACTCACCGTCGGATGTCGTCGACGCGCTGTTCCTCGGCCGGTTCGCGACCGGCGAGCAGCCGTACGCGCAGAGCGTCACGATCGAGCGGGTGAAGGCGGAGGCCACCCTGCTGCCCCCGAAGGCCACCGTGCTCCGCGCGGCGCGCGACACCGACCGCAGCGCCACGCTCGCCGAGGGCGAGGGCTGGACGGTACTGGTCTCCCGCTGGAGCCGGGGAGCGGACGTGACCGTGACGGCGGTCAGCGAGGAACTCGCGGAGAAGGTGCTCGGCGAGGCCACGGAGGGGGCGCAGGACGAGCCCGAACCACAGCCTTCGAGCGTCACGATGGGGTTCTGGTACGTCTCCCCGCGCCGCGGCCCGTACCGCACGACCCGGCAGATCTCCGCGGGCACCTGGGCGGAGGTGCGGCCGAACTACACCGCGCCGGTGGCAGGGGCGATGGACCGGCTGATGAAGGTCACCCCGGACGACATCGCGGGCCGGCTGCTGCTGCTCCACGGCCCGCCGGGCACGGGCAAGACCTCGGCGCTGCGCACCCTCGCCCGTTCCTGGCGGGACTGGTGCCAGGTGGACTGCGTCCTGGACCCGGAGCGGCTGTTCAACGACGTGGGCTACCTCATGGACATCGCGATCGGCGAGGACGAGGGCACGGCGAAGGGCCGGTGGCGGCTGCTGCTGCTGGAGGACTGCGACGAGCTGATCCGCGGCGAGGCCCGGCACACGGCGGGCCAGGCCCTGTCCCGGCTCCTGAACCTCACCGACGGTCTGCTGGGGCAGGGCCGCAACGTCCTGGTCGGCGTCACGACGAACGAGGACCTCGAACGCCTCCACCCGGCGGTGGTCCGCCCGGGGCGCTGCCTGGCCCGCATCGAGGTCGGCCGGCTGACCCACCGGGAGGCGGTGGACTGGCTCGGCACGGACGAGGGCGTCTCCCGCGAGGGCGCGACCCTGGCCGAACTCTTCGCCCTCCGCCGCGGCACGGGCCCCGCCGCCGTCCTCCCACCCCAGCCCCACAACTCCGAGGCCGGGCTCTATCTTTAA
- a CDS encoding serine/threonine-protein kinase codes for MSGNESGDTGRVIAGRYRLLGELGRGGMGLVWRARDEVLGREVAVKEVRAPAGLDAAEVERMYRRLEREAWAAARVSHRGVVTVYDVASEEGRPWIVMELVRGLSLAEVLEGEGPMTPQRAAHIGEQVLAALRSAHEAGVLHRDVKPANVLIANDGRVVLSDFGIARLEGSSALTMTGEVVGSPEFLAPERALGQEPGPESDLWSLGVMLYAAVEGVSPFRKDTPLSTLQAVVDSELPPPRRAGTLEPVLEGLLRKDPGARLPAAEAARMLRIIGAGGAVRDPGGPASGPGAPTATTRAVYGETPPVPHAPVPVPAPVSGPTSGQGRAGAVLTLGIVVLLLAVALLGWLLLRDTGGEEEPGGGPSAPASGAQTSASPSAPPSASASASASPSTSAEPPQGVTVYVHTLRAAYTGSCPPPEVAAPAFTGTIEVARTPAVVEYRWVGRDGGTAATAGWQSITYEAGGARTRQLNHTEPGDPAGASVDGAVRLEVRRPAQTASAWLEYSLTCEKETPTGGASSPGSPGPSGSPAGTGTPTPSAGVTP; via the coding sequence GTGAGCGGGAACGAAAGCGGGGACACCGGGCGTGTCATCGCCGGCCGGTACCGGCTGCTCGGAGAGCTGGGCCGCGGCGGCATGGGCCTCGTGTGGCGCGCCCGGGACGAGGTGCTGGGCCGCGAGGTCGCGGTCAAGGAGGTGCGGGCCCCCGCCGGGCTGGACGCCGCCGAGGTCGAGCGCATGTACCGGCGGCTGGAGCGGGAGGCGTGGGCCGCCGCCCGGGTCTCGCACCGCGGGGTGGTCACGGTCTACGACGTGGCGAGCGAGGAGGGCCGCCCCTGGATCGTGATGGAGCTGGTGCGCGGGCTCTCCCTGGCGGAGGTGCTGGAGGGCGAGGGCCCGATGACCCCGCAGCGGGCCGCGCACATCGGCGAGCAGGTGCTGGCCGCGCTGCGCTCCGCGCACGAGGCCGGGGTGCTGCACCGGGACGTGAAGCCGGCCAACGTGCTGATCGCCAATGACGGACGGGTGGTGCTGAGCGACTTCGGGATCGCGCGCCTGGAGGGCTCCTCGGCGCTCACGATGACCGGCGAGGTCGTCGGCTCCCCCGAATTCCTCGCCCCGGAGCGGGCGTTGGGGCAGGAGCCCGGGCCGGAGTCGGACCTGTGGTCGCTCGGGGTGATGCTGTACGCGGCCGTGGAGGGGGTCTCGCCCTTCCGGAAGGACACCCCGCTGTCCACCCTCCAGGCCGTGGTGGACTCGGAGTTGCCCCCGCCGCGCCGGGCCGGGACGCTGGAGCCGGTGCTGGAGGGGCTGCTGCGCAAGGACCCGGGCGCGCGGCTGCCCGCCGCGGAGGCCGCCCGGATGCTGCGGATCATCGGCGCGGGAGGGGCCGTACGGGACCCCGGCGGGCCGGCGTCGGGCCCGGGGGCGCCGACGGCCACCACGCGGGCGGTGTACGGGGAGACCCCGCCGGTGCCGCACGCGCCCGTACCCGTACCGGCGCCGGTGTCCGGGCCGACGTCGGGGCAGGGGCGGGCCGGGGCGGTGCTGACCCTCGGGATCGTGGTGCTGCTGCTGGCGGTGGCCCTGCTGGGGTGGCTGCTGCTGCGGGACACCGGGGGCGAGGAGGAGCCGGGCGGCGGCCCCTCCGCCCCCGCCTCCGGCGCGCAGACCTCCGCCTCCCCGTCCGCGCCCCCGTCGGCATCGGCTTCGGCCTCCGCTTCGCCGTCCACGAGTGCGGAGCCCCCGCAGGGCGTCACCGTCTACGTCCACACCCTGCGCGCCGCCTACACCGGGAGCTGCCCGCCGCCCGAGGTGGCCGCGCCCGCCTTCACCGGCACCATCGAGGTGGCCCGTACCCCCGCCGTGGTGGAGTACCGCTGGGTCGGGCGCGACGGGGGGACGGCGGCCACGGCCGGCTGGCAGAGCATCACGTACGAGGCCGGCGGGGCGCGCACCCGCCAGCTGAACCACACCGAGCCGGGCGACCCGGCCGGCGCGAGCGTCGACGGCGCGGTCCGGCTGGAGGTGCGCCGGCCCGCGCAGACGGCTTCGGCGTGGCTGGAGTACTCCCTGACGTGCGAGAAGGAGACCCCGACGGGCGGGGCCTCCTCCCCCGGCTCCCCCGGCCCGTCCGGTTCACCGGCCGGGACGGGGACGCCGACGCCGAGCGCGGGCGTCACTCCGTAG
- a CDS encoding GntR family transcriptional regulator, which produces MTSTNLRIRIDGSAGSAAPYEQLRAQIADRARSGKLPAGFKLPTVRGLAEELGLAANTVAKAYRALEADGVIETRGRNGTFVAAAEGSSREAAAAAQAFADRAHRLGLTEAEALAAATTALRARYAHS; this is translated from the coding sequence GTGACCTCGACCAACCTCAGGATCAGGATCGACGGCTCGGCCGGCTCGGCCGCCCCGTACGAACAGCTGCGCGCGCAGATCGCGGACCGGGCCCGGTCGGGGAAGCTGCCGGCGGGCTTCAAGCTGCCGACCGTGCGGGGGCTGGCGGAGGAGCTGGGGCTGGCCGCGAACACCGTCGCGAAGGCGTACCGGGCGCTGGAGGCCGACGGGGTGATCGAGACGCGGGGGCGGAACGGGACGTTCGTCGCGGCGGCGGAGGGTTCCTCGCGGGAGGCGGCCGCCGCCGCGCAGGCCTTCGCGGACCGGGCCCACCGGCTGGGCCTCACGGAAGCCGAAGCCCTGGCCGCCGCCACCACCGCCCTGCGGGCCCGCTACGCCCATTCTTGA
- a CDS encoding DUF402 domain-containing protein — MTTRWTITLTKAGRTKISYPAAQVADDGDRISVRAPWAAEGVRDFGFVRFEPGDVFVEHFWRTRWYAVKEVWSGEGVLKGWYCDITRPAVVREGEIVVEDLDLDLWVSADGESVLRLDEDEFAASGLAASDPEAAAQAVRALDALDDQARTPAGLAALLG; from the coding sequence GTGACCACACGGTGGACCATCACCCTCACCAAGGCCGGCCGCACCAAGATCAGCTACCCGGCGGCGCAGGTGGCCGACGACGGCGACCGGATCTCCGTGCGCGCGCCCTGGGCGGCCGAGGGGGTACGGGACTTCGGCTTCGTCCGCTTCGAGCCCGGTGACGTGTTCGTGGAGCACTTCTGGCGGACGCGCTGGTACGCGGTCAAGGAGGTGTGGAGCGGGGAGGGCGTCCTCAAGGGCTGGTACTGCGACATCACGCGCCCGGCGGTGGTCCGCGAGGGCGAGATCGTGGTCGAGGACCTGGACCTGGACCTGTGGGTCTCGGCGGACGGGGAGTCCGTCCTGCGCCTGGACGAGGACGAGTTCGCGGCGAGCGGCCTGGCCGCGAGCGACCCCGAGGCGGCGGCCCAGGCCGTACGGGCCCTGGACGCCCTGGACGACCAGGCCCGGACGCCGGCCGGCCTGGCCGCACTCCTCGGCTGA
- a CDS encoding CaiB/BaiF CoA-transferase family protein gives MATEPLPLAGLTVVAVEQAVSAPFATRQLADLGARVIKVERPDGGDFARAYDTAARGLASHFVWANRGKESLTLDLKDPRGLEVLHGLLEGADVFVQNLAHGAAARLGIDAAALCARYPRLVAVDISGYGAEGPYAHKRAYDMLVQCEAGLVSVTGTAGQPVKAGIPAADIAAAMYAFSGVLAALLRRGVTGRGGPVEVSMLDALAEWMGHPLHHTMHGGRQPVRTGLAHSVIAPYDAYATADGDRVLLSVQNDREWRRLAVQVLERPDLAQDPAYATNAARTRGREKTDAVVAEALGRLGAEEAVARLEAAGIACARLGSVERLAAHPQLAARDRWREVDSPAGPLRALLPPIGLPGGAEPRMGAVPALGEHTDALLRALGMTGAQITALRRDGVIA, from the coding sequence ATGGCTACCGAACCCCTCCCGCTCGCCGGGCTCACCGTCGTCGCCGTCGAGCAGGCCGTCTCGGCCCCCTTCGCCACCCGCCAGCTCGCCGACCTCGGCGCCCGGGTGATCAAGGTCGAGCGGCCCGACGGCGGCGACTTCGCGCGCGCCTACGACACCGCCGCCCGGGGTCTGGCCTCGCACTTCGTGTGGGCCAACCGCGGCAAGGAGTCCCTGACGCTCGATCTGAAGGACCCGCGGGGGCTGGAGGTGCTGCACGGCCTGCTCGAGGGCGCCGACGTCTTCGTCCAGAACCTGGCGCACGGGGCCGCCGCCCGGCTGGGGATCGACGCGGCCGCGCTGTGCGCCCGCTACCCGCGCCTGGTCGCCGTGGACATCTCCGGCTACGGCGCCGAGGGCCCGTACGCCCACAAGCGCGCCTACGACATGCTCGTGCAGTGCGAGGCGGGGCTGGTCTCGGTGACCGGCACCGCCGGGCAGCCCGTGAAGGCGGGGATCCCGGCCGCGGACATCGCGGCCGCCATGTACGCCTTCTCGGGGGTGCTGGCCGCCCTGCTGCGGCGCGGGGTCACCGGGCGCGGCGGGCCCGTGGAGGTGTCGATGCTGGACGCGCTCGCCGAGTGGATGGGGCATCCCCTGCACCACACGATGCACGGCGGGCGGCAGCCGGTACGCACAGGGCTCGCGCACTCCGTGATCGCGCCCTACGACGCCTACGCGACCGCCGACGGGGACCGCGTCCTGCTGTCGGTGCAGAACGACCGGGAGTGGCGGCGGCTCGCGGTCCAGGTGCTGGAGCGGCCGGACCTGGCGCAGGATCCGGCGTACGCGACGAACGCGGCCCGCACCCGGGGCCGGGAGAAGACCGACGCCGTGGTGGCCGAGGCGCTCGGCCGGCTCGGCGCGGAGGAGGCCGTCGCGCGGCTGGAGGCGGCCGGGATCGCCTGCGCGCGGCTGGGCTCGGTGGAGCGACTGGCCGCGCACCCGCAGCTGGCGGCACGCGACCGCTGGCGGGAGGTGGATTCACCTGCGGGCCCGCTGCGGGCGCTGCTGCCGCCGATCGGGCTGCCGGGTGGCGCGGAACCGCGGATGGGAGCGGTGCCCGCGCTCGGCGAACACACCGACGCCCTGCTGCGCGCCCTGGGGATGACGGGCGCGCAGATCACGGCACTGCGCCGGGACGGTGTGATCGCCTGA
- a CDS encoding lytic polysaccharide monooxygenase — protein MPAPRARTAVRIAATGLAPLAVAAYAAVPAAAHGSMTDPVSRVAACYAEGPEAPKSAACKAAVAAGGAQAFYDWNAVNIANAAGQHKALIPDGQLCSAGNAKYKGLDLARADWPASPMTAGAHTFRYKGTAPHKGSFELYVTKDGYDPSKPLKWSDLEPAPFAKATDPGMQNGDYVFGGTVPKKTGRHLIYSIWQRSDSPEAFYTCSDVVFGKDSGSAGGSGTGATPSGKPSAKPSTGASAKPVEPPKAPTEQQISDGAGRSTVEHNGHGDNDPKTNGQGAASPIAAAPAPAPAAAQGGGGDLAETGGSAATPAIAIAGAGVLAVGAAVLFALARRRATAGRHGR, from the coding sequence ATGCCCGCACCCCGTGCCCGTACCGCCGTCCGTATCGCCGCCACCGGTCTCGCCCCGCTCGCGGTGGCCGCGTACGCCGCCGTCCCCGCGGCCGCGCACGGTTCGATGACGGACCCGGTCAGCCGGGTGGCGGCGTGCTACGCGGAGGGTCCGGAGGCGCCGAAGTCGGCGGCGTGCAAGGCGGCCGTCGCGGCGGGCGGGGCGCAGGCGTTCTACGACTGGAACGCGGTGAACATCGCCAACGCCGCCGGGCAGCACAAGGCGCTGATCCCGGACGGGCAGCTGTGCTCGGCGGGCAACGCCAAGTACAAGGGGCTGGACCTGGCCCGCGCCGACTGGCCGGCCAGCCCGATGACGGCCGGGGCGCACACCTTCCGGTACAAGGGGACCGCCCCGCACAAGGGCTCCTTCGAGCTGTACGTGACGAAGGACGGCTACGACCCCTCCAAGCCGCTGAAGTGGTCCGACCTGGAGCCCGCGCCCTTCGCGAAGGCCACCGACCCGGGCATGCAGAACGGCGACTACGTCTTCGGCGGGACGGTCCCGAAGAAGACCGGCCGCCACCTGATCTACAGCATCTGGCAGCGCTCGGACAGCCCGGAGGCCTTCTACACCTGCTCGGACGTGGTGTTCGGGAAGGACAGCGGAAGCGCCGGCGGAAGCGGTACGGGGGCCACCCCGAGCGGCAAGCCGAGCGCGAAGCCCAGTACCGGTGCTTCCGCGAAGCCCGTCGAACCGCCCAAGGCCCCGACGGAGCAGCAGATCTCCGACGGCGCGGGCAGGTCCACGGTGGAGCACAACGGCCACGGCGACAACGACCCGAAGACGAACGGCCAGGGTGCCGCGTCCCCGATCGCCGCCGCCCCGGCCCCCGCCCCGGCCGCCGCCCAGGGCGGGGGCGGGGACCTCGCGGAGACCGGCGGCAGCGCCGCCACCCCGGCGATCGCGATCGCCGGAGCGGGGGTGCTGGCCGTCGGCGCGGCCGTGCTGTTCGCGCTGGCCCGCCGCCGGGCGACGGCCGGCCGTCACGGCCGCTAG
- a CDS encoding triacylglycerol lipase encodes MLPWRRLLRPLAVLTLTAAALVAPTGAAQAATAPSSGWNNWSCKPSAAHPRPVVLVHGTFGNSVDNWLGFAPYLVHRGYCVYSLDYGQLPGVPFFNGLGPIDKSAGQLDAFVDKVLASTGAAEADLVGHSQGGMMPRYYLKFLGGADKVNALVGLAPDNHGTTLSGLTQLLPYFPGAEDLISTATPGLADQIAGSAFQKKLNEGGDTVPGVQYTVIATKYDEVVTPYRSAFLDGPGVRNVVLQDLCPLDLSEHVTIGLTDRIAWHEAANALDPAHAERTTCASVFD; translated from the coding sequence ATGCTGCCCTGGAGACGCCTGCTCCGCCCGCTGGCCGTCCTCACCCTCACCGCCGCCGCGCTCGTCGCCCCCACCGGCGCCGCGCAGGCCGCGACCGCCCCCAGCAGCGGCTGGAACAACTGGTCCTGCAAACCGTCCGCCGCGCATCCGCGCCCCGTCGTCCTCGTCCACGGCACCTTCGGGAACTCCGTCGACAACTGGCTCGGCTTCGCGCCGTACCTCGTCCACCGCGGGTACTGCGTCTACTCCCTCGACTACGGCCAGCTGCCCGGCGTGCCCTTCTTCAACGGGCTCGGGCCCATCGACAAGTCCGCGGGCCAGCTCGACGCCTTCGTCGACAAGGTCCTGGCCTCCACCGGCGCCGCCGAGGCCGACCTCGTCGGCCACTCCCAGGGCGGCATGATGCCGCGCTACTACCTCAAGTTCCTGGGCGGCGCCGACAAGGTCAACGCCCTCGTCGGCCTCGCCCCCGACAACCACGGCACCACCCTGTCCGGGCTCACCCAGCTGCTCCCGTACTTCCCCGGGGCCGAGGACCTGATCAGCACCGCGACCCCGGGGCTGGCCGACCAGATCGCCGGCTCCGCCTTCCAGAAGAAGCTGAACGAGGGCGGCGACACCGTCCCCGGCGTGCAGTACACGGTGATCGCCACCAAGTACGACGAGGTGGTCACCCCGTACCGCAGCGCCTTCCTGGACGGGCCGGGCGTACGGAACGTCGTACTCCAGGACCTGTGCCCGCTCGACCTCTCCGAGCACGTGACCATCGGCCTGACCGACCGGATCGCCTGGCACGAGGCGGCCAACGCCCTCGACCCCGCACACGCCGAACGGACCACCTGCGCCTCGGTCTTCGACTGA